Proteins encoded within one genomic window of Manis pentadactyla isolate mManPen7 chromosome 4, mManPen7.hap1, whole genome shotgun sequence:
- the AFMID gene encoding kynurenine formamidase isoform X3 yields the protein MEAPREGPECEAPWKTMSNEPPRGPGPPGGACCTSPMERATVRHWTSIFLRACLKPGLSVCFSTEDTGRVEGTLDQMVDQVTRSIVFVQKLYPCNQGIYLCGHSAGAHLAAMMLLASWPNHGVTPNLRGVHGDCGPPGQPSPSPDVPDGLFLVSGIYDLEPILHTSHNAPLLMTLEVAQRNSPQWHLGATLTQPADPMCRVLVILGQHDSPEFHRQSREFYQTLCRGGWEASFEELHDVDHFEIIWNLTRKDYVLTQMILKTILQEF from the exons CCACCAAGAGGGCCCGGGCCACCAGGAGGAGCCTGCTGCACATCCCCTATGGAGAGGGCCACGGTGAGACACTGGACATCTATTTTCCTGAGGGCATGTCTGAAG CCTGGCCTGTCTGTGTGTTTTTCCACGGAGGATACTGGCAGAGTGGAAG gcaccctggaccagatggtggACCAGGTGACCCGGAGCATCGTGTTTGTCCAGAAGTTGTATCCATGCAATCA GGGCATTTATCTGTGTGGACACTCAGCTGGGGCCCACTTGGCCGCCATGATGCTCCTGGCCAGTTGGCCCAACCATGGAGTCACGCCCAATCTCAGAGGTGTCCATGGGGACTGTGGCCCGCCTGGGCAGCCTTCACCCTCCCCTGATGTGCCAGATG GCCTTTTCCTGGTAAGTGGGATCTACGACCTAGAGCCGATCCTGCACACCTCTCACAACGCCCCTCTCCTCATGACCCT GGAGGTTGCTCAGAGGAACAGCCCACAGTGGCACCTGGGGGCGACCCTGACACAGCCCGCGGATCCCATGTGCCGTGTGCTGGTGATCCTGGGCCAACATGACTCCCCTGAATTCCACCGACAGTCCAGAGAGTTCTATCAG ACACTTTGCCGAGGTGGGTGGGAAGCCTCGTTTGAAGAACTCCATGACGTGGATCActttgaaatcatttggaacCTGACCCGGAAGGACTACGTGCTCACCCAG ATGATTTTGAAAACCATCTTGCAGGAGTTCTGA
- the BIRC5 gene encoding baculoviral IAP repeat-containing protein 5, giving the protein MGAASLPSAWQLYLKDHRISTFKNWPFLEGCACTPERMAAAGFIHCPTENEPDLAQCFFCFKELEGWEPDDDPIEEHKKHSSGCGFLSVKKHFEELTLSEFLKLDKERAKNKIAMETSNKQKEFEETAKSVRCAIEQLAAQD; this is encoded by the exons ATGGGCGCTGCGTCTTTGCCCTCGGCCTGGCAGCTCTACCTCAAGGACCATCGTATCTCTACGTTCAAGAACTGGCCCTTCTTGGAAGGCTGCGCCTGCACTCCGGAGCGG ATGGCCGCGGCCGGCTTCATCCACTGCCCCACGGAGAACGAGCCCGACTTGGCTCAGTGTTTCTTCTGCTTCAAGGAGCTGGAAGGCTGGGAGCCAGATGACGACCCCAT AGAGGAACATAAAAAGCATTCTTCTGGTTGTGGTTTTCTTTCTGTCAAGAAGCATTTTGAAGAATTAACCCTCAGTGAATTTTTGAAACTGGACAAAGAAAGAGCCAAGAACAAGATT GCAATGGAAACCAGCAATAAGCAGAAAGAATTTGAAGAAACTGCAAAGAGCGTGCGCTGTGCCATAGAGCAGCTGGCTGCCCAGGACTGA
- the AFMID gene encoding kynurenine formamidase isoform X2: MEAPREGPECEAPWKTMSNEAATKRARATRRSLLHIPYGEGHGETLDIYFPEGMSEAWPVCVFFHGGYWQSGSKDTSAFMVNPLTAQGVAVVIVAYDIAPKGTLDQMVDQVTRSIVFVQKLYPCNQGIYLCGHSAGAHLAAMMLLASWPNHGVTPNLRGVHGDCGPPGQPSPSPDVPDGLFLVSGIYDLEPILHTSHNAPLLMTLEVAQRNSPQWHLGATLTQPADPMCRVLVILGQHDSPEFHRQSREFYQTLCRGGWEASFEELHDVDHFEIIWNLTRKDYVLTQMILKTILQEF, encoded by the exons GCAGCCACCAAGAGGGCCCGGGCCACCAGGAGGAGCCTGCTGCACATCCCCTATGGAGAGGGCCACGGTGAGACACTGGACATCTATTTTCCTGAGGGCATGTCTGAAG CCTGGCCTGTCTGTGTGTTTTTCCACGGAGGATACTGGCAGAGTGGAAG TAAAGATACATCAGCTTTCATGGTGAACCCACTGACAGCACAGGGAGTGGCCGTGGTGATAGTGGCTTACGACATTGCCCCCAAAG gcaccctggaccagatggtggACCAGGTGACCCGGAGCATCGTGTTTGTCCAGAAGTTGTATCCATGCAATCA GGGCATTTATCTGTGTGGACACTCAGCTGGGGCCCACTTGGCCGCCATGATGCTCCTGGCCAGTTGGCCCAACCATGGAGTCACGCCCAATCTCAGAGGTGTCCATGGGGACTGTGGCCCGCCTGGGCAGCCTTCACCCTCCCCTGATGTGCCAGATG GCCTTTTCCTGGTAAGTGGGATCTACGACCTAGAGCCGATCCTGCACACCTCTCACAACGCCCCTCTCCTCATGACCCT GGAGGTTGCTCAGAGGAACAGCCCACAGTGGCACCTGGGGGCGACCCTGACACAGCCCGCGGATCCCATGTGCCGTGTGCTGGTGATCCTGGGCCAACATGACTCCCCTGAATTCCACCGACAGTCCAGAGAGTTCTATCAG ACACTTTGCCGAGGTGGGTGGGAAGCCTCGTTTGAAGAACTCCATGACGTGGATCActttgaaatcatttggaacCTGACCCGGAAGGACTACGTGCTCACCCAG ATGATTTTGAAAACCATCTTGCAGGAGTTCTGA
- the AFMID gene encoding kynurenine formamidase isoform X4 encodes MRQPPRGPGPPGGACCTSPMERATVRHWTSIFLRACLKPGLSVCFSTEDTGRVEGTLDQMVDQVTRSIVFVQKLYPCNQGIYLCGHSAGAHLAAMMLLASWPNHGVTPNLRGVHGDCGPPGQPSPSPDVPDGLFLVSGIYDLEPILHTSHNAPLLMTLEVAQRNSPQWHLGATLTQPADPMCRVLVILGQHDSPEFHRQSREFYQTLCRGGWEASFEELHDVDHFEIIWNLTRKDYVLTQMILKTILQEF; translated from the exons GCAGCCACCAAGAGGGCCCGGGCCACCAGGAGGAGCCTGCTGCACATCCCCTATGGAGAGGGCCACGGTGAGACACTGGACATCTATTTTCCTGAGGGCATGTCTGAAG CCTGGCCTGTCTGTGTGTTTTTCCACGGAGGATACTGGCAGAGTGGAAG gcaccctggaccagatggtggACCAGGTGACCCGGAGCATCGTGTTTGTCCAGAAGTTGTATCCATGCAATCA GGGCATTTATCTGTGTGGACACTCAGCTGGGGCCCACTTGGCCGCCATGATGCTCCTGGCCAGTTGGCCCAACCATGGAGTCACGCCCAATCTCAGAGGTGTCCATGGGGACTGTGGCCCGCCTGGGCAGCCTTCACCCTCCCCTGATGTGCCAGATG GCCTTTTCCTGGTAAGTGGGATCTACGACCTAGAGCCGATCCTGCACACCTCTCACAACGCCCCTCTCCTCATGACCCT GGAGGTTGCTCAGAGGAACAGCCCACAGTGGCACCTGGGGGCGACCCTGACACAGCCCGCGGATCCCATGTGCCGTGTGCTGGTGATCCTGGGCCAACATGACTCCCCTGAATTCCACCGACAGTCCAGAGAGTTCTATCAG ACACTTTGCCGAGGTGGGTGGGAAGCCTCGTTTGAAGAACTCCATGACGTGGATCActttgaaatcatttggaacCTGACCCGGAAGGACTACGTGCTCACCCAG ATGATTTTGAAAACCATCTTGCAGGAGTTCTGA